The Devosia sp. genome segment CTGAAGATTGAGCGCCTCGAGCCCGTCGCCGGCCAGATCGACCCAATGAAAGCGATGTTCGTTGTCCTCCTCGTGGGTGACACGCCAGGGACTTTTGCCGTCGGGCCCGTCCCCGCCATCGAAACGGGCATGGTAGAACAGGCCTAACTCGTGCATGTCGTAGCCCATGCGCCGATAAAAACTCTCCGAGGTGAGGGCGATGTCGCCTACGGTGGCAGCAAGGCCGATTTCCTCGACAATCTCGCGCTGCAGCGACAGCTTGCTGGGCTCGCCCAGTTCGACGCGGCCGCCCGGCAGCATGGAAAAGCCGTCATCATCCTCGTCGCAAACCAGGACATGGTTATCGACCATGAAGATCGCCGCCACGCGATAATTGAAGCGCTGACCCTCGATCGGGAAACTGATCATATGGCGGCTCATTCCTCGCCCTCCTCGAAGAGGCTCGATTGCAGGCCGACGAAACCCTGCGGCACGATCTTGTTCAGGTGCTGGAAGGCGATGGCGGTCAGCATCCGCCCGCGCGGCGTGCGCTGGATGAAACCCTGCTGCAACAGATAGGGTTCAACGATCTCCTCGATGGCGTCGCGCGGCTCGCTGAGGGCCGCCGCAATGGTTTCGATGCCCACCGGACCGCCATTGTAGAAATCGGCAATGGTGGTGAGATAGCGCCGGTCGAGCTGGTCGAGACCCCGTGCATCGACGTCGAGCCGGATCAGGGCCTTGTCGGCGACGGCGCGATTGACCTCGCCGACCCCGTCGACCAGCGCGAAATCGATCACCCGGCGCAACAGCCGCCCGGCAATACGGGGGGTGCCACGGGATCGGCGCGCAATTTCCATGGCGCCATCGGCGGACATGGCCATGCCCATCAGCCGCGCCCCGCGCGTCACGATCAACACCAGTTCCTCGGGCGTATAGAAGTTGAGTCGCACCGGGATGCCGAAGCGGTCGCGAAGCGGTGTTGTGAGCAGGCCTGCGCGGGTTGTGGCACCCACCAGCGTGAACTTGGCCAGATCGATGCGGACCGAGCGCGCCGCGGGCCCCTCGCCGATGATGAGGTCGAGCTGGAAATCCTCCATGGCCGGATAGAGCACTTCCTCGATGGCCGGATTGAGCCGGTGAATCTCGTCGATGAAAAGAACGTCGCGTTCCTCGAGATTGGTCAGCAGCGCCGCCAGGTCTCCGGCCTTGGCGATCACCGGACCGGAAGTGGCGCGGAAGCCGACGCCCAGTTCCTTGGCAATGATCTGCGCCAGTGTCGTCTTGCCTAGCCCCGGCGGGCCCACGAACAGCACATGGTCGAGCGCCGTACCGCGGTGCCTGGCAGCCTGGATAAAGACTTCCAGATTAGCCCGGGCCGCCGCCTGGCCGACAAAATCGGCAAAGCCCGAGGGGCGGAGCGAAACATCAAGGCTGTCATCGCGCCCGGCGGATGCAGAGGTCAGGGTGGTCACAGTCTAAAGGTCCTTTTGCGCGGCGTCAGGCAGCGACTTGGCATCAACTACGCGGAATACAAGCCAGGACAGCACAAAGCCAGCTATCGGCAGGATGACTTCCCAAACAGGAAAGGCAATCTTGTCGGCCCGCCGAGCCCAGTCATAGAGAAAATAGGCCGATGCCGGATTGAAGGCGTAGAGCGCAATGACCTGCCCGTCCAAGACCCGCCCGTTCCGGTTCTCCCAGCGTGCCAGAATGAACCAGTAGATCATCGCCAGACCAACACCGATGGCGAACATTGCTCCGACAAACACGAGTGTAAATCCCATCGGCCTCTGCAACCAGGAGGCCAAGGGAAGTGCCTGGCTGGCACCAAAGACGATGAAAGGCGCCGGCCCCAAGAGCGCAGTCGTACCCGCATAGAGCCGGCCCGACCCGGATGACGGGGAAAACCGCGATGCGCGCACTATTGAATGCTCGAAACCGGGACACAGGCCGAGCGAACGGCGGTCTTGTCCTTGAGGTCAGGATTCTGCCGGGTCATGCGGAAGAACATCTTGGTCAGATAATCGAGCCTGGCGTCGCAGGACCAGCGCGGCAATGGCTGGGCGGGGTCATGAAAGTAGTAAGGCTTGGTTGAGCCGTCCGCCTCCACAAACCAGATGGCAACGGCTGTCGCTTCGTTCTGATCGGCCTGCACCACCGGCGCGGTGGCCAGAGCCATGCCCAGTGCGATCACAACAGACTTCCATCCCGTCCGGACCATCGCGCGTTTCTCCCTCATCAGTTTCACCGCGACCCTAGAGCATTTCTCGTTCTGATAGAATCAGAACGAATGCTCTAACTCTTTGATTGGTCGCGTTTTCGATCCCCGGGTCGATGCCCGAGGAGAAAAGTGGCGTCCACTTTTCTTGAAAACGCTCTAGCTGCTCAACTCCCGCAATCCCAACCGGATCAGTTTTTCCGTTGCCGTATCCTCGCCTTCCCTGGCCACCACCCGCGCCACGGCAGCAGAGGCCTGGGCGCTGGAATAGCCCAGATTGCTCAGGGCCGAGACCGCATCG includes the following:
- a CDS encoding NUDIX domain-containing protein, translating into MSRHMISFPIEGQRFNYRVAAIFMVDNHVLVCDEDDDGFSMLPGGRVELGEPSKLSLQREIVEEIGLAATVGDIALTSESFYRRMGYDMHELGLFYHARFDGGDGPDGKSPWRVTHEEDNEHRFHWVDLAGDGLEALNLQPVWLRAVLRNMPVALTHIVHDERAAR
- the ruvB gene encoding Holliday junction branch migration DNA helicase RuvB; its protein translation is MTTLTSASAGRDDSLDVSLRPSGFADFVGQAAARANLEVFIQAARHRGTALDHVLFVGPPGLGKTTLAQIIAKELGVGFRATSGPVIAKAGDLAALLTNLEERDVLFIDEIHRLNPAIEEVLYPAMEDFQLDLIIGEGPAARSVRIDLAKFTLVGATTRAGLLTTPLRDRFGIPVRLNFYTPEELVLIVTRGARLMGMAMSADGAMEIARRSRGTPRIAGRLLRRVIDFALVDGVGEVNRAVADKALIRLDVDARGLDQLDRRYLTTIADFYNGGPVGIETIAAALSEPRDAIEEIVEPYLLQQGFIQRTPRGRMLTAIAFQHLNKIVPQGFVGLQSSLFEEGEE